From Blastochloris viridis, one genomic window encodes:
- a CDS encoding DUF6680 family protein, producing the protein MDKIDWAVVLSTFIGPISAVGITLWWTSHKQRHDRRLDILRGLMRSRRAPLSADYVLALNMIEIEFHDRPKIIDKFKLLIEKYNHIPPDELGFRAWADSEINAKSQLIKAIANELKIKIDTLDVFLGGYTPKAWSDVELEQQVLRQLAIDVFAGKRPLRVAPEGFDPLSP; encoded by the coding sequence ATGGACAAAATCGATTGGGCAGTGGTCCTCTCTACTTTTATAGGACCGATTTCCGCGGTGGGAATTACGCTTTGGTGGACCTCTCACAAACAGAGGCATGATCGTCGTCTTGACATTCTTCGTGGTTTGATGCGCTCACGTCGCGCGCCATTATCGGCGGACTATGTCCTCGCACTAAATATGATTGAGATCGAATTTCACGATAGGCCGAAAATTATCGATAAATTCAAATTATTAATCGAAAAGTATAACCATATTCCGCCCGACGAACTTGGCTTTCGTGCCTGGGCCGATAGTGAGATTAACGCAAAATCACAGCTAATCAAAGCCATCGCTAATGAACTAAAAATCAAGATCGATACGTTGGATGTTTTCCTAGGCGGATACACTCCAAAGGCTTGGTCTGACGTAGAGTTAGAGCAGCAAGTTCTTCGGCAACTCGCCATCGACGTCTTTGCGGGGAAGAGGCCGCTCAGGGTCGCCCCGGAGGGGTTCGACCCTCTTTCACCCTAA
- a CDS encoding DUF2442 domain-containing protein has translation MTVSPIHVRFDTELMWVDLSDGRTLGVPLAWFPRLLHASPEQRAEVEISRNGLHWDALDEDISVAGLLVGRGDMTRRPEKAA, from the coding sequence ATGACCGTCTCGCCAATCCATGTGCGGTTCGACACCGAATTGATGTGGGTCGACCTTTCTGACGGCCGCACGCTGGGCGTGCCGCTGGCGTGGTTTCCGCGCCTCCTTCACGCCTCGCCCGAACAGCGCGCCGAGGTCGAGATCAGCCGGAACGGGCTGCATTGGGATGCGCTCGACGAGGACATCTCGGTTGCCGGGCTTCTGGTCGGTCGTGGCGACATGACCCGGCGGCCTGAGAAAGCGGCGTGA
- a CDS encoding type II toxin-antitoxin system HicB family antitoxin — protein MMAGYLALVHKDAGTSYGVSFPDVPGCVSAGDTLEEALANAAEALGGHLALLATDGDSVPSPRSFEALRADASLADEFEDAVVSFVQPHATASAA, from the coding sequence ATGATGGCCGGTTATCTCGCATTGGTGCACAAGGACGCGGGCACGAGCTACGGCGTCAGCTTTCCGGACGTTCCGGGCTGCGTGTCGGCTGGCGATACGCTGGAGGAAGCGCTGGCCAATGCGGCGGAGGCGCTTGGCGGACACCTCGCTTTGCTCGCCACCGATGGCGACTCGGTGCCGTCCCCGCGCAGCTTCGAAGCCTTGCGGGCGGATGCCAGCCTCGCCGACGAGTTTGAGGATGCGGTGGTGAGCTTCGTTCAGCCGCACGCCACCGCCTCGGCGGCCTGA
- a CDS encoding ArsC family reductase: MVVTIYGIKSCDTMKKARAWLEAHGVAYAFHDYKAAGVEPARLEGWARQVGWETLLNRAGTTFRKLPEAAKADLDEAGALALMAAQPSMIKRPVLDAGGTLVVGFKPEVYAKTFG; this comes from the coding sequence ATGGTCGTCACCATCTACGGCATTAAGTCCTGCGATACGATGAAAAAAGCGCGGGCCTGGCTGGAGGCGCACGGCGTCGCCTACGCCTTCCACGACTACAAGGCCGCCGGGGTCGAGCCGGCGCGGCTCGAGGGGTGGGCGCGGCAGGTCGGCTGGGAGACGCTGCTCAACCGCGCCGGCACCACGTTTCGCAAGCTGCCGGAGGCGGCAAAGGCCGACCTCGATGAGGCCGGGGCGCTGGCGCTGATGGCGGCGCAGCCGTCGATGATCAAGCGCCCGGTGCTCGACGCCGGCGGCACGCTGGTGGTCGGCTTCAAGCCGGAGGTCTATGCCAAGACGTTCGGGTGA
- a CDS encoding methyltransferase family protein: MKILPPVLVAASVAAMVALHLVAPGPAVVAGAARWLGVAAMAGGFGLALAVSRLFARRAANINTFKAPTALVTDGPFRVSRNPIYLGFSVFLLGLAVALGGALPFAVVMAFVVVADRWYIPFEEAAMRRAFGAAYADYARRVRRWL, from the coding sequence ATGAAAATTCTGCCGCCGGTGCTGGTTGCCGCCTCAGTGGCGGCGATGGTGGCGCTGCACCTTGTCGCGCCGGGGCCGGCGGTGGTCGCCGGCGCGGCGCGCTGGCTCGGCGTGGCGGCGATGGCCGGCGGCTTCGGGCTGGCGTTGGCGGTGTCGCGGCTGTTCGCGCGGCGCGCCGCCAATATCAACACCTTCAAGGCGCCGACCGCGCTGGTGACCGACGGGCCGTTCCGCGTCAGCCGCAATCCGATCTATCTCGGCTTCAGCGTGTTTCTGCTCGGCCTTGCCGTCGCGCTCGGCGGCGCGCTGCCGTTCGCGGTGGTGATGGCGTTCGTGGTGGTGGCCGACCGCTGGTACATTCCGTTCGAGGAAGCGGCGATGCGACGTGCGTTCGGTGCGGCTTACGCCGACTACGCCCGCCGGGTGCGGCGCTGGCTGTGA
- a CDS encoding type II toxin-antitoxin system HicA family toxin produces MDSRDIIRLLEQDGWIYVGATGSHYHFRHPAKPGKVTVPHPRKDLHPKTARSIFRMAGLKEPR; encoded by the coding sequence ATCGATTCACGCGATATCATCCGCCTGTTGGAGCAGGACGGGTGGATTTATGTGGGCGCCACCGGCAGCCACTACCACTTCAGGCATCCGGCAAAGCCCGGCAAGGTCACCGTGCCTCACCCGCGCAAGGACTTGCATCCGAAGACCGCGCGATCGATCTTTCGGATGGCGGGCTTGAAGGAGCCGCGATGA
- a CDS encoding NADH:ubiquinone oxidoreductase subunit NDUFA12, translating into MKRLLLDCFTWWNGTTFMSRVTLWRRGEKVGEDEFGNVYYRMPNDPKRNPAFSRERRWVTYNGYAEASTIPPGWWGWMHHTTDIPPTEDNYQPKPWQKPHRPNMTGTARAYRPKGSTLAEGRRPAATGDYKAWTPGA; encoded by the coding sequence CTGAAGCGCTTGCTGCTGGATTGTTTCACGTGGTGGAACGGCACCACCTTCATGAGCCGCGTCACGCTGTGGCGCCGCGGCGAGAAGGTGGGCGAGGACGAGTTCGGCAATGTCTATTACCGCATGCCGAACGATCCCAAGCGCAACCCCGCCTTCAGCCGCGAGCGGCGCTGGGTGACCTACAACGGCTATGCCGAAGCCTCGACCATTCCGCCGGGCTGGTGGGGCTGGATGCACCACACCACCGACATCCCGCCGACCGAGGACAATTACCAACCCAAGCCGTGGCAGAAGCCGCACCGGCCGAACATGACCGGCACCGCGCGCGCCTACCGGCCCAAGGGCTCGACCCTGGCGGAGGGCCGCCGCCCGGCCGCCACCGGCGACTACAAGGCGTGGACGCCGGGGGCGTGA
- a CDS encoding vitamin B12-dependent ribonucleotide reductase → MRIERRYTTAGQSPYADIAFRTTVSEIRNPDGSVVFRLEGIKVPESWSQVAADVLAQKYFRKAGVPAKLKPFEESAVPSWLWRKVADTAALKALPEGQRYVGETTATEVFDRLAGTWTYWGWKGGYFDSEADARAFFDEHRYMLAMQMVAPNSPQWFNTGLNWAYGIDGPSQGHYYVDFETGKLTKSKTAYEHPQPHACFIQSIEDDLVNEGGIMDLWVREARLFKYGSGTGSNFSRLRGAGEKLSGGGKSSGLMSFLKIGDRAAGAIKSGGTTRRAAKMVVVDIDHPDIEAYISWKVKEEEKVAALVTGSRACQKHLKAILKACVNCEGEDGDCFEADKNPALKREIKAARRAGVPDNLVKRIIQFARQGFADIDFPVFDTDWDGEAYLTVAGQNSNNSVRVTDEFLHAVEHDANWNLTWRTQPGVARTLKARELWDKIGYAAWACADPGLQFHTTINDWHTCPADGPIRASNPCSEYMFLDDTACNLASLNLLAFRDPATNAFDVESYEHAVRLWTVVLEISVLMAQFPSKEIAERSFEYRTLGLGFANIGGLLMSSAIPYDSDEGRAIAGALSAIMTGVAYATSAEMASFLGAFPGYAKNAEAMLRVMRNHRRAAHGFREGYEGLSILPVPLDHAACPDPRLIEHAKRAWDRAVTLGEPHGYRNAQVSVIAPTGTIGLVMDCDTTGIEPDFALVKFKKLAGGGYFKIINRAVPAALRQLGYSEAELAEIEAYAVGHGSLKQAPAINPSTLRTKGFDDAAIDKVEAAVKGAFDIKFAFNKWTLGEAFCIETLGIPPETLNAPAFDLLTHLGFGKREIEAANLHVCGAMTVEGAPHLKEAHYPVFDCASPCGRIGKRYLSVESHIRMMAAAQPFISGAISKTINMPNEATVEDCKSAYMLSWRLCLKANALYRDGSKLSQPLSAQLIADDDDDDDIEAFLEKPAAARAAQVAERIVERVVERVQVEVQKVREREKLPDRRKGYTQKAIVGGHKVYLRTGEYEDGRLGEIFIDMHKEGAALRSLLNNFAIAISLGLQYGVPLDEYVDAFTFTRFEPAGPVQGNDIVKYATSILDYVFRELAVSYLGRYDLGHVQPDASFDALGHGVAEGSKTTAPASRVVSKGLVRGRTQNLLVVPKGEPPRSSGTVAVLKTVGATALKPSQDPHEDLHEQDLPEHADDADLGIGEAEASDKIAGELKPGARLKGAQAKTATLGTTEVSAKPTVTHRRAEAKAKGYEGEACPECGNFTLVRNGTCMKCDTCGGTTGCS, encoded by the coding sequence ATGCGGATCGAGCGGCGTTACACCACAGCGGGCCAGTCGCCTTACGCGGACATCGCGTTCCGGACCACGGTGAGCGAGATCCGCAATCCCGACGGCTCGGTGGTGTTTCGGCTGGAGGGCATCAAGGTGCCCGAAAGCTGGTCGCAGGTGGCCGCCGACGTGCTGGCGCAGAAGTACTTCCGCAAGGCCGGCGTGCCGGCCAAGCTGAAGCCGTTCGAGGAGAGCGCCGTTCCGTCCTGGCTGTGGCGCAAGGTCGCCGACACCGCCGCCCTCAAGGCGCTGCCGGAGGGCCAGCGCTACGTCGGCGAGACCACCGCGACCGAGGTGTTCGACCGCCTGGCCGGCACCTGGACCTATTGGGGCTGGAAGGGCGGCTATTTCGATTCGGAGGCCGACGCCCGCGCCTTCTTCGACGAGCACCGCTACATGCTGGCGATGCAGATGGTGGCGCCCAACTCGCCGCAATGGTTCAACACCGGCCTCAACTGGGCCTATGGCATCGATGGCCCGAGCCAGGGCCACTACTACGTCGATTTTGAAACCGGCAAGCTCACCAAGTCGAAGACCGCCTACGAGCACCCGCAGCCGCACGCCTGCTTCATCCAGTCGATCGAGGACGACCTCGTCAACGAGGGCGGCATCATGGATCTGTGGGTGCGCGAGGCGCGCCTGTTCAAGTACGGCTCCGGCACCGGCTCCAACTTCTCCAGGCTGCGCGGCGCCGGCGAAAAGCTGTCGGGCGGCGGCAAATCGTCCGGCCTGATGAGCTTCCTCAAGATCGGCGACCGCGCCGCCGGCGCCATCAAGTCGGGCGGCACCACGCGGCGCGCTGCCAAGATGGTGGTGGTCGACATCGACCACCCCGACATCGAGGCCTACATCAGCTGGAAGGTGAAGGAGGAGGAAAAGGTCGCCGCCCTGGTGACCGGCTCGCGGGCGTGCCAGAAGCACCTCAAAGCCATACTGAAAGCCTGCGTCAATTGCGAGGGCGAGGACGGCGACTGCTTCGAGGCCGACAAGAACCCGGCCCTGAAGCGCGAGATCAAGGCGGCGCGCCGCGCCGGCGTGCCGGACAATCTGGTCAAGCGCATCATCCAGTTCGCCCGCCAGGGCTTCGCCGACATCGACTTCCCGGTGTTCGACACCGATTGGGACGGCGAGGCCTATCTCACCGTGGCCGGCCAGAACTCCAACAATTCGGTGCGCGTCACCGACGAGTTCCTGCACGCGGTCGAGCACGACGCCAACTGGAACCTGACCTGGCGCACCCAGCCCGGCGTCGCGCGCACGCTGAAGGCGCGCGAGTTGTGGGACAAGATCGGCTACGCCGCCTGGGCCTGCGCCGACCCCGGCCTGCAGTTCCACACCACCATCAACGACTGGCACACCTGCCCCGCCGACGGACCGATCCGGGCCTCGAACCCGTGCTCGGAATACATGTTCCTCGACGACACCGCGTGCAACCTGGCCTCGCTGAACCTGCTCGCCTTCCGCGACCCGGCAACCAACGCGTTCGACGTCGAGTCCTATGAGCACGCCGTCAGGCTGTGGACGGTGGTGCTCGAAATCTCGGTGCTGATGGCGCAGTTCCCCTCCAAGGAGATCGCCGAGCGCTCGTTCGAGTACCGCACGCTGGGCCTTGGCTTCGCCAATATCGGCGGCCTGCTGATGTCGTCGGCCATCCCGTACGATTCCGACGAGGGCCGCGCCATCGCCGGCGCGCTCAGCGCCATCATGACCGGCGTTGCCTACGCCACCTCGGCGGAGATGGCCTCGTTCCTCGGCGCCTTCCCCGGCTATGCCAAGAACGCCGAGGCCATGCTGCGGGTGATGCGCAATCACCGCCGCGCCGCCCACGGCTTCCGCGAGGGCTATGAGGGCCTCTCCATCCTGCCCGTTCCGCTCGACCACGCCGCCTGCCCCGACCCGCGGCTGATCGAGCACGCCAAGCGCGCCTGGGACCGTGCCGTCACCCTCGGCGAGCCGCACGGCTATCGCAACGCGCAGGTGTCGGTGATCGCGCCGACCGGGACCATCGGCCTGGTGATGGACTGCGACACCACCGGCATCGAGCCCGACTTCGCGCTGGTGAAGTTCAAGAAGCTCGCCGGCGGCGGCTACTTCAAGATCATCAACCGCGCGGTGCCGGCGGCGTTGCGCCAGCTCGGCTATTCGGAGGCCGAGCTCGCCGAGATCGAGGCCTACGCCGTCGGCCACGGCTCGCTGAAGCAGGCGCCCGCCATCAACCCGTCGACCTTGCGCACCAAGGGCTTCGACGACGCCGCCATCGACAAGGTCGAGGCCGCGGTGAAGGGCGCGTTCGACATCAAGTTCGCCTTCAACAAATGGACGCTGGGCGAGGCGTTCTGCATCGAGACGCTCGGCATTCCGCCTGAGACGCTGAACGCGCCGGCGTTCGACCTTCTCACCCACCTCGGCTTCGGCAAGCGCGAGATCGAGGCGGCCAACCTGCACGTCTGCGGCGCGATGACGGTGGAGGGCGCGCCGCATTTGAAGGAGGCGCACTACCCGGTGTTCGACTGTGCCAGCCCGTGCGGGCGCATCGGCAAGCGCTATCTCTCAGTGGAGAGCCACATCCGCATGATGGCGGCGGCGCAGCCCTTCATCTCGGGCGCGATCTCCAAGACCATCAACATGCCGAACGAGGCCACGGTGGAGGACTGCAAGAGCGCCTACATGCTGTCGTGGCGGCTCTGCCTCAAGGCCAACGCGCTCTATCGCGACGGCTCGAAACTGTCGCAGCCGCTGTCGGCGCAGCTGATCGCCGACGACGATGACGACGACGACATCGAGGCGTTCCTGGAGAAGCCGGCGGCGGCGCGCGCGGCGCAGGTGGCCGAGCGCATCGTCGAGCGCGTGGTCGAGCGGGTGCAGGTCGAGGTCCAGAAGGTGCGCGAGCGCGAAAAGCTGCCCGACCGCCGCAAGGGCTACACCCAGAAGGCCATCGTCGGCGGCCACAAGGTCTATCTGCGCACCGGCGAATACGAGGACGGCCGGCTCGGCGAGATCTTCATCGACATGCACAAGGAGGGCGCGGCGCTGCGCTCGCTCCTCAACAACTTCGCCATCGCCATTTCGCTCGGCCTGCAATACGGCGTGCCGCTCGACGAATACGTCGACGCCTTCACCTTCACCCGGTTCGAGCCGGCGGGGCCGGTGCAGGGCAACGACATCGTCAAGTACGCCACCTCGATCCTCGACTACGTGTTCCGCGAACTGGCGGTGTCGTATCTCGGCCGCTACGACCTCGGCCACGTCCAGCCCGACGCCTCGTTCGACGCGCTCGGCCACGGCGTCGCCGAGGGCAGCAAGACCACGGCGCCGGCCTCGCGGGTGGTGTCGAAGGGCCTGGTGCGCGGCCGCACCCAGAACCTGCTGGTGGTGCCGAAGGGCGAGCCGCCGCGCAGCAGCGGCACGGTGGCGGTGCTGAAAACGGTGGGCGCGACTGCGCTGAAGCCGAGCCAGGACCCGCACGAGGACCTGCACGAGCAGGATCTGCCCGAGCATGCCGACGACGCCGATCTCGGCATCGGCGAGGCCGAGGCCTCCGACAAGATCGCCGGCGAGCTGAAGCCGGGCGCGCGCTTAAAGGGGGCGCAGGCGAAGACCGCCACCCTCGGCACCACTGAGGTCAGCGCCAAGCCCACGGTCACTCACCGCCGGGCCGAAGCGAAAGCCAAGGGCTATGAGGGCGAAGCCTGCCCCGAATGCGGCAACTTCACGCTGGTGCGCAACGGCACCTGCATGAAGTGCGACACCTGCGGCGGCACCACGGGGTGCAGTTGA